The genomic region CAACGCCCACGGGTCCAGCACCCCAGCGCGACACGCGTGTTTGACCTGTAGCTCGCTGTCCAGGGTGTCGGACGATTCGAGCACGCGGTGGCAGAATTTAGCCCATTGTTTGTAGGCCTCGAGCCAATCATCCGGCGGCCATGGGTCGGAGGTATAATAAAATCCGAGTGCTAGTTGTTGTGCCGACTGCCACACCCCGATCGACTTGTCCGCGAGCAGCCAGCCGTCGGGCAGCGTCCAGAGTGTCCGGAGATCAATCCACTGCTGCTCGAGGTTCTCCGGCGCGTGCCAGTGCAGCGGCTGCACCGTGAGTGGTTGCTCGTCGAATAGGTCTCTGCTGATAATGACACCGGGCGTTTGCTCTAGGCGATCGGCAAACGCGGCTCGGGCGCTTTGCTGATCAAAGATCGGCTCAGCAAAATGCGGTTGCAAAATGCTGTAGGACACCGCCCTTGAGACATCCCCCTTGACACCGTCAATCAAAGCAGACCATTCTTCACGCACGGTTGGCTCTAAAGGCACCGGCGCTCCTTGTTTGAGCGCCCAGGCCAGAATATGCCCGTAGTCAAGCGTACACTCGCGGGCAAGCGTGCCAGTGCCAAACATGTATTTGCAGCGTTGCCCGTGTTCGCTGGCGGCGTACCGCGCAAATTTTCGCGCGCACGCAGCCGACTCGACGTACCTCAGCGCCTGGCATTCGTCGCAACCGATATAATCCGGTCTGTACAAATCCAGAAACGTCGGCCGCTCACAGGCGCACGGCTTGGCGCCGTGCGTTGGGCAGTCTTGCGCTCGAGAGAGTTTGTTGTAGCTGATGATCTCCAGGCGGGAGGGGATGCGCCAGTGCCGGCGCAGGGAAGCATACTCGACTTTTTTGTCTTTGACATCGCCCGCAGGATTGATCAGCAGTGGACGCTGCGCGCCGGTCACAACAGCGCCCAGCGCCAAAGGGAGGGTCTTGCCGGCGCCAACACGTGCCGCCAGCAGGCAGCCGCCATGGTCAGCTAATTCAAGCAGTGCTGCGGCTTGAATGGGTCGCAGTAACTGCGTGCCGGTGGAGCAGCGCAGCCACTCTGTCATTGGTTGTACCAGGTCTGCCGCGTCCGCAAGCGGGGGCCGTTTGGGGAGGGAAAGGATGCGACTCACGCGACGCGCGCGCCGGTTTGGGTTGCCGCTGGTCGGGTTCTATCGATGATCACATTTTCGACCGGCTTGCAGCCGAGGTCCTCGAGATAGGCGTACATGATCGGCACCCAGCTGTTTGTAGTCGGCTCGTTTTGGTCGGGGTATGCGGCTGCGTCGCGTGCTTTTTGATCTAGTCTCAGTACAGGCATGATACCCCGAAAGCCCCGGCGCTTTCGCGTGCGGGGCTGGATTGGGGTGTGTTGTTTTACTTGGTCGCGAGCACCTCCAACAGAGCGGCGATCGTCTCAAGGGCTGCCGCAATGCGTTCTTGCACGTCAGTTGCAGGCGCGGTTGCAGCAACCGCGGCAGGGCGACCACGTCCGCGCTTGGTTTCGATTGCCGGCGCTGCGGGCGGGGGTTCGCCTGGCACGGGCGGCGCAGTACCGCCGAGCATATCGGGCGGATTGATCGGCGCCGTCTGCCGGCTGAACATTGGCTGCCCGGGGCCGGGTATTTGTCCCGCTGCTGGTGCTGGCGCAGCAGGGGCTGCTGGCGCTGCTGGCACTGCCGGTGCTGCCGGTGCTGGCGCAGCAGGGGCTGCTGGCGCCGGCGAACTGGCGGCAACGATAGCCGCTTTGGTCTCCGGGCTCAGCAGTGCCCAAACTTTGGGCGTCATGCCCGCTACGCTTGGCATTTGTGGCTCGGCTGGCGCCGTGGGTGCCGGGGCGTCTGGGGGCGTGGCCGGTGCTGGCGCGGCTGGTGTGTTGCGCTTGGCATCGAGTTCGGCGCGGATGCGCGCTACTCTTTCTTGGGGCGTTTCTGCTACTACCATTTTTCGGGCTCCTTTTGTTAGCGGCCACATTGGGCCATATATTCGCACGGTTTGCCGTACGCAAAACAGTTTTTGGCGTTGCACGGCATGCAATTAACCAACGCTACCATGTCGTCTGGATGCGCGCCAGCACAAAGTTTATGATACTCGTGCATTTGCTGCACGAGCGGAAGATGCAGGCGACGGAAATTGCTCTCGGCGGCGGCAATGTCCACGCGCGAATTGACTGCCCACGGCTTGCGGCCGCCAGACTTGGGATAGTAAATCCAGCACAAATTGGTCTCGGGAAACTGTGGTGGCGCAATCGCATTCAGCAGCACCTGGCAATCGTCCAGCATGCTCTCGGGCGTGAGGACGAACGGGAACGACCCGGGGCCGATGAATTTGTGGTCGCCTTTGGTGCGCGACTGTGAGTGAATAAAATCCGTTACTACAGTCCACTGCAGATCTGCCCAAGCGAACTGCACCCGGTGCTCGACCAGGCAGGTTTTAGGCTTGGGCAACAGGTGCATACCCTCGACAAACCAACGCCCGTGCTTGGTTTGCACGCTCGGTTGCGTGCCGTGTTTCAGGTAATTTTCAGCCACGGAATGTGCGGCCTTGCCATCTCGGAGCGGCTGGGTTTCTTCGCGCGGTAATCTCGCCAGTTTATGAAATGCCCAGTAACGCAGGCACCGTGCAGCGTCTTTGATCCGGCTCGGAGAGACGACAAGCTCTGTCACGGAGCACCCCCACAATTGCGAGCCGCGCCGCAGCCAAACAGGGCGGCAACGATCGTTGTGTGCACTAAATCGCCCTGTCCGTTAGTAAAGACCGGCGTCCTATAGCAGACGTTGTGCCGGGGCGCTGTGAGTACCGGCGCCACTGCGGCGAATTCCACGACACTTGCACCTGGCGTGCATACACGTGCCCGGTGCCAGCTTGTTCGGTCACGAGGATTTCAGTTTGCATGTTGCACCCCCAGCATATACGCTGTGCACAGCGCGTCAAACACAGACATCTCGTGTTCTTGCACAGTCCTCGATATCTCTCGCAAATTAGATTCTAGCTTACTTATCGGATCGTCTTCCGAGCGCGGAGCCCGCATTTCGCAGGTGTATCCAGCATCGAGTAGCGTCTTAATTATAGCTATCTTCGTGTCGCTTGTTTCAATTGCCATGATGTACCAACCAATTTCCAACGCGTGCGGACGTGCCAAATCCGCTTTCGAGCGCCCACGCTTCCAGTTTTGACGGCGAGAGCACGAAATAGATCAACCCGTCACTGCTTTCGAGCCTTTCCCCCAAGCCTTCCAATGCTTGAATCACTGCGCTCGTCGGCGGCACGCGTCCCTTGCCTAGAATCAATTCCCACATCCGAAGCACCCAATCGAGATGCACGATCATTTCACGACCGGATATAAA from Dehalococcoidia bacterium harbors:
- a CDS encoding PD-(D/E)XK nuclease family protein, encoding MTELVVSPSRIKDAARCLRYWAFHKLARLPREETQPLRDGKAAHSVAENYLKHGTQPSVQTKHGRWFVEGMHLLPKPKTCLVEHRVQFAWADLQWTVVTDFIHSQSRTKGDHKFIGPGSFPFVLTPESMLDDCQVLLNAIAPPQFPETNLCWIYYPKSGGRKPWAVNSRVDIAAAESNFRRLHLPLVQQMHEYHKLCAGAHPDDMVALVNCMPCNAKNCFAYGKPCEYMAQCGR